A section of the Fusarium falciforme chromosome 8, complete sequence genome encodes:
- a CDS encoding Cyclin N-terminal domain-containing protein, with protein MAPSNNERAATATNGDAIPKIGPHPGFISSSNQYTTELKLRRMLKDNGCDPARQDNYRLQGVQLIDNVREYLQLPVRTFDTACTYFHKFRLNFRDAEYNYQDAALAALFVACKVEDTIKKSKEILAAAYNVKNPEKPAASDDKIFDSPGKIIICLERLILETIGFDFRTRYPQKLLVKVVREILGKEEGKPFFETAYAMCIDMYKTFVPIKRTTFSMVMAVVELTALMTEQHVERVQEYAAKKPQYHRGAVMETMLDILDLYVQHQKSTKLGPQFDQNKIIDIKIRLNNDLDKAFEPRHLFFCSRCEAEDPQPLTPASATSPATSNSWPGDASGRRTARGQDGTMRFVFDPESAKQEQETTGEYFREEYEEYEVEVEEPVPPPPHHEGGRGGYHGHRDRGDHRRGGPYGGYRGDRHYRGRGRHY; from the exons ATGGCCCCCTCAAACAATGAACGAGCCGCCACGGCGACGAACGGCGACGCGATACCTAAGATTGGACCTCATCCAGGCTTCATCTCGAGCTCGAACCAATACACAACCGAGCTCAAACTCCGACGAATGCTCAAGGATAACGGCTGCGACCCAGCAAGGCAGGATAATTACCGACTGCAGGGTGTGCAGCTGATTGACAACGTCAGAGAGTACTTGCAGCT GCCTGTTCGAACGTTTGATACTGCGTGCACGTATTTCCACAAGTTTCGACTCAACTTTCGCGACGCCGAGTACAACTACCAGGACGCAGCGCTGGCCGCTCTGTTTGTAGCGTGCAAGGTGGAGGATACCATCAAAAAGTCCAAGGAAATCCTTGCCGCGGCGTATAATGTCAAGAATCCAGAGAAACCAGCAGCTTCCGACGACAAG ATCTTTGACTCTCCGGGCAAAATCATCATCTGCCTCGAACGCTTGATCCTTGAAACTATCGGCTTCGATTTTCGCACACGATACCCTCAGAAGCTCCTCGTCAAGGTGGTACGGGAAATATTGGGCAAGGAAGAGGGCAAGCCATTCTTTGAGACTGCATACGCCATGTGCATCGACATGTACAAGACGTTTGTGCCCATCAAGCGCACAACCTTCTCCATGGTCATGGCCGTGGTGGAGCTTACGGCTCTGATGACAGAACAACATGTTGAAAGGGTGCAAGAATAcgcggccaagaagccccAATATCATCGAGGTGCCGTCATGGAGACGATGCTCGACATCCTCGATCTCTACGTGCAGCACCAAAAGTCGACCAAGCTTGGGCCGCAGTTTGACCAGAACAAGATCATCGATATCAAGATCCGGCTTAACAACGATCTTGACAAGGCATTCGAGCCGCGTCATCTGTTCTTCTGTTCCCGCTGCGAGGCTGAAGATCCTCAACCTCTCACACCAGCCTCGGCCACATCCCCAGCGACTTCTAACTCTTGGCCTGGAGATGCTTCTGGACGTAGGACTGCTCGGGGGCAGGATGGAACTATGAGATTTGTGTTTGACCCTGAAAGTGCGAAACAGGAGCAAGAGACTACAGGGGAGTACTTCCGAGAGGAGTACGAGGAGTATgaagtcgaggtcgaggagcctGTACCTCCACCACCTCACCACGAAGGCGGGCGTGGAGGGTACCATGGTCACAGGGATAGAGGAGACCACCGACGTGGAGGACCATATGGAGGATATCGAGGAGATCGGCATTACAGAGGAAGGGGGAGACATTATTGA
- a CDS encoding Palmitoyl-protein thioesterase 1: protein MLYPSLLRLGLATGLLAGHGYAAPAHATDDLDDTPLPVVVWHGLGDYVHSESMKAVEELIESANPGTFVYVIAVDKSSEQDRTATFTGNVSAQIEQVCEELAKHPILSTAPAIDAVGISQGGQFLRGYVERCNWPQVRSLVTFGSQHNGISKFRVCADNDWICKGAMALLKFNVWSSFVQSRLIPAQYFRDPQNPDYERYLEHSNFLADINNERELKNEKYKANLGSLTNFVMWMFESDTMVSPKESSWFEEVNGTEVTPLRARQLYREDWLGLRELDRKGGLRFRVAPGDHLENMGELLNKTAAEFFGPWRKTFKSDMENPTGDGLFEAEEL, encoded by the coding sequence ATGCTCTACCCTTCCTTGCTCCGTCTTGGATTGGCCACGGGGCTTCTTGCCGGCCATGGCTACGCCGCGCCCGCCCACGCGACTGACGATCTGGACGACACTCCACTTCCCGTTGTTGTTTGGCATGGTCTTGGTGACTACGTCCACAGCGAAAGCATGAAAGCCGTGGAGGAACTCATCGAGTCCGCCAACCCTGGCACATTTGTCTATGTGATTGCTGTCGACAAGAGCTCCGAGCAAGACCGCACCGCCACCTTCACTGGCAACGTCTCGGCCCAAATCGAGCAAGTCTGCGAGGAGCTTGCCAAGCATCCGATCCTGTCTACGGCACCGGCAATTGATGCTGTCGGCATCTCCCAGGGTGGCCAGTTCCTGCGTGGCTACGTCGAGCGATGTAACTGGCCCCAGGTCCGCAGTCTCGTCACATTTGGCAGCCAACACAATGGTATCTCCAAGTTCAGAGTTTGCGCAGACAACGACTGGATCTGCAAGGGAGCTATGGCGCTTCTTAAGTTCAACGTCTGGAGCAGCTTCGTGCAGTCGCGTCTTATCCCCGCCCAATACTTCCGTGACCCCCAGAACCCAGACTACGAACGCTATCTCGAGCACTCCAACTTCCTGGCTGATATCAACAACGAACGCGAGCTCAAGAACGAAAAGTACAAGGCGAACCTTGGCAGCTTGACCAACTTTGTCATGTGGATGTTTGAGAGCGACACCATGGTTTCCCCCAAGGAGTCGTCCTGGTTTGAGGAGGTCAACGGTACCGAGGTCACCCCGTTGAGAGCCCGCCAGCTCTACCGCGAGGACTGGCTCGGTCTGCGTGAGCTTGACCGCAAGGGTGGTCTTCGATTCCGAGTTGCACCTGGTGACCACCTCGAGAACATGGGCGAACTTCTCAACAAGACAGCGGCTGAGTTCTTTGGCCCTTGGCGAAAGACGTTCAAGTCTGACATGGAGAACCCTACGGGAGACGGTCTCTTTGAGGCGGAGGAGCTATAG